A genomic segment from Solenopsis invicta isolate M01_SB chromosome 5, UNIL_Sinv_3.0, whole genome shotgun sequence encodes:
- the LOC105195226 gene encoding acetyl-CoA acetyltransferase, cytosolic isoform X1 yields the protein MSDRTVVIVSAVRTPIGSFCGSLSSLKASELGSIVIKESLIRAGLKGTDVSEVIMGQILTASEGQNPARQAAVHAGIPIHVPAYQINMLCGSGLKSVMAAYCNIKSGESDIVVAGGQENMSRAPHAIYLRNAVKFGSCNLMDTLEDCLTDAFHNIHMGMTAENIVEKYEISREAQDSYATKSQQKAEVAINAGYFEKEIVPVTVPGKKESVVISKDEFPKFGTTTEKLAKLKPAFKPNNGTVTAGTASGINDGAAAVVLMSEETAANRRISPLANIVAFAQVGVEPSIMGVGPIEAVKLVLKKANWTKEEVDIYELNEAFAAQAIVCVQELGLDPEKVNVNGGAIALGHPVGTSGTRILVTLLHTLERTGKKKGVASLCIGGGMGIAVAIERK from the exons ATGAGCGATCGCACCGTGGTGATAGTGTCTGCCGTTAGGACACCCATAG GATCGTTTTGTGGATCCTTATCCTCATTGAAGGCATCTGAGCTGGGAAGTATCGTTATCAAGGAAAGTCTAATAAGAGCTGGACTGAAAGGAACAGATGTTTCTGAAGTCATTATGGGCCAg aTACTCACTGCATCTGAAGGCCAAAATCCTGCAAGACAAGCAGCAGTACATGCTGGCATACCTATTCATGTACCTGCTTATCAAATAAACATGTTGTGTGGTTCTGGTCTAAA GTCCGTAATGGCTgcttattgtaatataaaatcagGAGAAAGTGATATAGTTGTAGCTGGTGGTCAGGAAAATATGAGTAGAGCACCGCATGCTATTTATCTCAGGAATGCTGTAAAATTTGGAAGTTGTAATTTAATGGACACACTAGAGGATTGTTTAACAGATGCCTTTCATAATATTCACATGGGAATGACAG CtgaaaatattgttgaaaagtATGAAATAAGCAGAGAGGCACAGGATTCTTACGCGACCAAATCTCAACAGAAGGCAGAGGTTGCTATCAATGCTGGATATTTCGAGAAGGAAATTGTCCCAGTGACTGTTCCAGGCAAGAAAGAATCTGTCGTTATATCTAAAGATGAATTCCCAAAATTTGGAACGACCACTGAGAAGCTTGCAAAGTTGAAACCGGCATTTAAACCC AACAATGGGACAGTTACTGCTGGCACTGCGTCCGGTATAAACGACGGTGCGGCTGCTGTAGTGCTCATGTCCGAAGAAACTGCTGCAAATAGAAGAATCTCACCATTAGCCAATATTGTTGCATTTGCACAGGTCGGAGTTGAACCTAGTATTATGGGCGTCGGACCTATCGAGGCTGTTAAATTAGTC TTGAAGAAAGCGAACTGGACAAAAGAGGAAGTGGATATTTACGAATTGAACGAGGCCTTCGCCGCACAAGCGATCGTGTGTGTTCAAGAGCTCGGTTTAGATCCCGAGAAAGTTAATGTAAATGGAGGTGCTATTGCTTTAGGTCATCCCGTTGGCACGTCAG GAACAAGAATATTAGTTACTCTATTACACACTTTGGAAAGGACAGGAAAGAAAAAGGGGGTTGCGTCTTTGTGCATAGGAGGGGGAATGGGTATCGCCGTTgctattgaaagaaaataa
- the LOC105195226 gene encoding acetyl-CoA acetyltransferase, cytosolic isoform X2 yields MGSFCGSLSSLKASELGSIVIKESLIRAGLKGTDVSEVIMGQILTASEGQNPARQAAVHAGIPIHVPAYQINMLCGSGLKSVMAAYCNIKSGESDIVVAGGQENMSRAPHAIYLRNAVKFGSCNLMDTLEDCLTDAFHNIHMGMTAENIVEKYEISREAQDSYATKSQQKAEVAINAGYFEKEIVPVTVPGKKESVVISKDEFPKFGTTTEKLAKLKPAFKPNNGTVTAGTASGINDGAAAVVLMSEETAANRRISPLANIVAFAQVGVEPSIMGVGPIEAVKLVLKKANWTKEEVDIYELNEAFAAQAIVCVQELGLDPEKVNVNGGAIALGHPVGTSGTRILVTLLHTLERTGKKKGVASLCIGGGMGIAVAIERK; encoded by the exons ATGG GATCGTTTTGTGGATCCTTATCCTCATTGAAGGCATCTGAGCTGGGAAGTATCGTTATCAAGGAAAGTCTAATAAGAGCTGGACTGAAAGGAACAGATGTTTCTGAAGTCATTATGGGCCAg aTACTCACTGCATCTGAAGGCCAAAATCCTGCAAGACAAGCAGCAGTACATGCTGGCATACCTATTCATGTACCTGCTTATCAAATAAACATGTTGTGTGGTTCTGGTCTAAA GTCCGTAATGGCTgcttattgtaatataaaatcagGAGAAAGTGATATAGTTGTAGCTGGTGGTCAGGAAAATATGAGTAGAGCACCGCATGCTATTTATCTCAGGAATGCTGTAAAATTTGGAAGTTGTAATTTAATGGACACACTAGAGGATTGTTTAACAGATGCCTTTCATAATATTCACATGGGAATGACAG CtgaaaatattgttgaaaagtATGAAATAAGCAGAGAGGCACAGGATTCTTACGCGACCAAATCTCAACAGAAGGCAGAGGTTGCTATCAATGCTGGATATTTCGAGAAGGAAATTGTCCCAGTGACTGTTCCAGGCAAGAAAGAATCTGTCGTTATATCTAAAGATGAATTCCCAAAATTTGGAACGACCACTGAGAAGCTTGCAAAGTTGAAACCGGCATTTAAACCC AACAATGGGACAGTTACTGCTGGCACTGCGTCCGGTATAAACGACGGTGCGGCTGCTGTAGTGCTCATGTCCGAAGAAACTGCTGCAAATAGAAGAATCTCACCATTAGCCAATATTGTTGCATTTGCACAGGTCGGAGTTGAACCTAGTATTATGGGCGTCGGACCTATCGAGGCTGTTAAATTAGTC TTGAAGAAAGCGAACTGGACAAAAGAGGAAGTGGATATTTACGAATTGAACGAGGCCTTCGCCGCACAAGCGATCGTGTGTGTTCAAGAGCTCGGTTTAGATCCCGAGAAAGTTAATGTAAATGGAGGTGCTATTGCTTTAGGTCATCCCGTTGGCACGTCAG GAACAAGAATATTAGTTACTCTATTACACACTTTGGAAAGGACAGGAAAGAAAAAGGGGGTTGCGTCTTTGTGCATAGGAGGGGGAATGGGTATCGCCGTTgctattgaaagaaaataa
- the LOC105195035 gene encoding U7 snRNA-associated Sm-like protein LSm10, which yields MNTETNREKHFFFNTLAILLKAVEKHRTTVDLRNEATIVGVVDHADAYMNVVMKDCVFTDPRGDSFKFDMFFVQARNIRSVHIPLNIRIIPAIKEQLKYLKPPSRRPTYEKQTFKTKRAQQRQQEDLAAVDQILEDKNTAKAETTENEDK from the exons ATGAATACGGAAACTAATCGTGAGAAACACTTCTTCTTCAATACCCTAGCGATTCTTCTGAAGGCCGTGGAGAAGCACCGGACGACGGTGGACTTGCGAAACGAAGCCACGATCGTCGGCGTTGTCGATCATGCCGACGC ATACATGAACGTCGTGATGAAGGACTGCGTCTTCACAGACCCGCGCGGGGACTCCTTCAAGTTCGACATGTTCTTCGTGCAGGCAAGGAACATCCGCAGCGTCCACATCCCATTGAAC ATACGGATTATCCCAGCTATCAAGGAACAGTTAAAATACCTGAAGCCACCATCGAGGAGACCGACATATGAgaaacaaacttttaaaacaaaaCGCGCCCAACAGAGACAACAGGAAGACCTTGCAGCTGTAGATCAAATTTTGGAAGATAAGAATACAGCAAAGGCTGAGACTACAGAAAACGAAGATAAATGA
- the LOC105195034 gene encoding 5'-nucleotidase domain-containing protein 1, translated as MIRDIGLYRTVRLYVRGHSFHKRIIDKAEVPPGTVVRFAVPNSRYDFTTSSNFVRSNMDSFKFTDYDCIGFDLDNTLLRYNVTNLVHIEYEILARFLVDKRGYNGKHLLEPLTDDVLDFMQKGLLLDFERGNVLRVSPDGVIRRACHGSRLLNTEQIKEIYPEQRSEATDAFCRDVMATWNGPLSKKVRSLLDYFDIVSSVAFARAVDTLDEEHGSPLDKYDIWPDILDGLTYMFTREHFQSNKGIFGHIKKNPEKYLRKCSTDTISWLREVKKKSATFLLTGSNVDFASFTASYALGEDWRSLFDIVVCFAKKPGFFIQNRPFYDVVNNNETDITSQDLKRGEIYSQGNWNDLLKFLVRITGKTNQRCLYIGDNLIQDVYIPSASACCDTLAVIEEQMSEGMLCHALTHPDEKILNSKLWGSYFCLKDSTINVDSLWGHVIKKHAKLCIPDINLVAQRPLDEPIPCFNKNGKLYCGYYPAVPLSVSAM; from the coding sequence ATGATTAGAGACATTGGTCTCTATCGCACCGTTAGATTATACGTACGTGGACATTCTTTTCATAAGCGAATAATTGACAAGGCAGAAGTACCTCCTGGTACGGTCGTGCGCTTCGCGGTTCCTAACAGTAGATACGATTTCACGACGTCTAGCAATTTCGTCAGAAGCAACATGGACTCGTTCAAATTTACGGACTACGACTGCATCGGTTTCGACCTGGATAACACTCTGCTGCGTTACAATGTCACGAATCTGGTGCACATCGAGTACGAGATATTAGCCAGATTCCTGGTGGATAAACGCGGGTACAACGGAAAGCATCTCCTGGAGCCGTTGACAGACGACGTCTTGGACTTCATGCAGAAAGGACTGTTGCTGGACTTTGAGCGGGGTAACGTGCTCAGGGTGAGCCCCGATGGAGTAATCCGCAGAGCATGCCACGGCTCGCGTTTGTTAAACACAGAACAGATTAAGGAGATATATCCCGAGCAGAGATCAGAAGCCACAGATGCATTCTGTCGCGACGTAATGGCAACTTGGAACGGTCCTCTGTCCAAGAAAGTGAGGAGCCTGCTGGATTACTTCGACATAGTGTCGAGTGTCGCGTTTGCACGGGCAGTAGACACACTCGACGAAGAGCATGGCTCTCCCTTGGACAAATATGATATCTGGCCTGACATATTGGATGGACTGACCTATATGTTCACCAGAGAGCATTTCCAGTCGAATAAAGGGATATTTGGCCACATCAAGAAAAATCCGGAGAAATATTTGCGCAAATGCAGCACAGATACAATTTCATGGTTGAgggaagtaaagaaaaaatctgcaacttttcttcttaCTGGATCGAACGTGGATTTCGCGAGTTTTACCGCGAGTTATGCTCTCGGGGAAGATTGGCGATCCCTTTTCGATATCGTAGTGTGTTTCGCGAAGAAGCCAGggttttttattcaaaatcgaCCATTTTACGATGTTGTAAACAACAACGAAACCGATATCACCAGCCAGGACTTAAAACGAGGTGAAATATACAGTCAGGGAAACTGgaacgatttattaaaatttctcgtTCGTATAACGGGAAAAACTAATCAGCGGTGTTTATATATCGGTGACAATCTCATACAGGACGTTTACATACCTAGTGCATCCGCATGTTGCGATACTCTAGCCGTAATCGAGGAACAAATGTCAGAAGGAATGCTCTGTCACGCTTTAACTCATCCGGATGAGAAAATTCTGAATTCAAAGCTCTGGGGGTCATATTTTTGCTTAAAAGACTCGACGATTAACGTAGATTCTTTATGGGGACATGTAATAAAGAAACATGCAAAGCTGTGTATACCAGATATCAATTTGGTAGCACAGAGACCGTTAGATGAACCTATTccttgttttaataaaaatggaaagTTATATTGTGGATATTATCCAGCTGTACCGCTTAGTGTATCAGCTATGTAA
- the LOC105195225 gene encoding excitatory amino acid transporter has product MSLGQRISGAVAALRGTSSETKESGGHTSCVEEIEKMTSEEEVEAKAQHKVMALDRLQMVIEWMGSNMLLVLTIAGVLMGLGLGFLGRLANLTPQSITLVSFPGELLMRMLKMFILPLIISSLISGMAQLDVQRSGRIGFRALTYYSITTILAAIVGIAMVLMIHPGNPQIKTSVAAVVRAEETKVSTVDAILDIIRNMVPENLVQACFQQVQTSYVKKKVVVISGSMNQTEYILEPALVYKDGTNVMGMIVFCIIFGVLAGQIGPRGQLMVDFFVVLNDIIMKLVTIVVVWYSPFGIMCLIAGKIMSIANLAATAQMLGLYMVTVILGLMIHAIITLPLIYWFITRKNPAVFFRGMMQAWVTALGTASSAATLPLTFRCLEENNKIDPRVTRFVVAVGATVNMDGTALYEAVAAIFIAQLNGISLGFVEVITVSLTATLASVGAASIPSAALVTMLLVLTALGLPTDDVSLLFAIDWMLDRIRTSINVLGDGYGAGIVYHLSKAELDKMDEERRLEGLETGKPLEITTEVCREEAGEHEQTAETKI; this is encoded by the exons ATGTCTTTGGGGCAACGTATTTCCGGCGCGGTTGCGGCTCTCCGTGGTACCTCGTCGGAGACGAAGGAGAGCGGCGGTCACAC GTCGTGCGTAGAGGAGATCGAGAAGATGACGTCCGAGGAAGAGGTCGAGGCCAAAGCGCAGCACAAAGTGATGGCGCTCGACAGGTTACAGATG GTGATAGAATGGATGGGAAGTAACATGCTTTTGGTACTGACCATCGCTGGAGTTTTGATGGGTCTGGGTCTCGGGTTTCTGGGTCGATTGGCCAATCTCACGCCGCAATCTATAACCCTCGTCAGCTTCCCGGGAGAGCTTCTTATGCGGATGCTGAAGATGTTTATCCTGCCACTCATCATCTCATCGTTAATTTCCG GAATGGCACAGCTGGACGTTCAAAGATCAGGAAGGATAGGATTCAGAGCTTTAACTTACTACTCGATAACGACTATTCTCGCCGCTATAGTAGGCATCGCGATGGTGCTAATGATTCATCCGGGTAATCCGCAGATCAAAACTTCGGTCGCGGCGGTGGTGAGGGCCGAGGAGACGAAGGTCTCCACTGTAGACGCAATTCTCGACATAATTCG AAATATGGTGCCAGAGAACCTGGTGCAAGCATGCTTCCAGCAGGTTCAGACCTCCTACGTGAAGAAAAAGGTGGTCGTAATCAGCGGCAGCATGAATCAAACCGAATATATATTGGAGCCGGCCTTGGTTTACAAAGACGGCACGAACGTGATGGGGATGATTGTGTTTTGCATCATCTTCGGCGTGCTCGCGGGCCAGATTGGACCACGCGGCCAACTAATGGTGGATTTTTTTGTGGTGTTGAACGATATTATCATGAAACTCGTCACGATTGTCGTCGTCTG GTATTCTCCTTTCGGAATTATGTGTCTGATAGCTGGAAAAATCATGTCGATCGCGAATTTGGCGGCAACCGCTCAGATGTTAGGTCTGTACATGGTGACAGTTATACTAGGCCTAATGATCCACGCAATCATCACGCTGCCACTAATCTACTGGTTTATAACTCGAAAGAACCCAGCGGTGTTCTTCAGAGGCATGATGCAAGCCTGGGTAACGGCGCTGGGAACCGCTTCAAG CGCGGCGACCTTGCCTTTGACTTTTCGTTGtctcgaagaaaacaataaaatcgATCCACGAGTGACACGCTTTGTTGTTGCGGTCGGTGCCACTGTAAATATGGATGGCACAGCTCTTTATGAAGCTGTGGCCGCGATCTTCATCGCACAATTGAATGGAATCTCATTGGGATTTGTTGAAGTCATTACCGTCAg TCTTACGGCTACTTTGGCAAGTGTTGGAGCAGCAAGTATTCCTAGCGCAGCTTTGGTCACCATGTTGTTGGTGCTAACTGCCTTGGGTCTCCCTACGGACGACGTCTCCCTATTATTTGCTATCGATTGGATGTT GGATCGAATCAGAACCTCGATCAACGTTTTGGGCGACGGTTACGGAGCTGGTATAGTTTATCACTTAAGCAAAGCGGAGCTAGATAAGATGGACGAAGAAAGGAGACTGGAGGGTTTGGAAACCGGAAAGCCCCTCGAGATCACAACCGAGGTCTGTCGAGAGGAAGCCGGAGAGCATGAACAAACTGCCGAGACGAAAATCTGA
- the LOC105195228 gene encoding ER membrane protein complex subunit 6 isoform X1, whose protein sequence is MLGKIKTKQEKSGEIIAYSETAVANNAAVVEYCKISMAALSGGTAGLLGLTGLYGFGFYIFAVFGLWAMLLMKAGGQWRKYFISRRHLLTSGFFGGLCIFIWNGSRLLSRKRADALQQM, encoded by the exons ATGTTGGGGAAAATAAAAACGAAGCAAGAGAAAAGCGGAG AGATCATCGCATATAGCGAAACGGCGGTTGCAAACAATGCCGCGGTTGTAGAATATTGTAAGATCTCGATGGCAGCTCTGTCGGGTGGTACAGCTGGACTGCTAGGATTGACTGGGTTGTATGGGTTTGGATTTTACATCTTTGCCGTTTTCGGATTATGG GCGATGCTATTGATGAAGGCTGGTGGCCAGTGGaggaaatatttcattagcaGACGGCATCTCTTAACCAGCGGGTTCTTTGGGGGGCTTTGC ATTTTTATATGGAATGGTTCACGTCTATTGAGCAGGAAAAGGGCAGACGCCTTGCAGCAGATGTGA
- the LOC105195228 gene encoding ER membrane protein complex subunit 6 isoform X2: MLGKIKTKQEKSGEIIAYSETAVANNAAVVEYCKISMAALSGGTAGLLGLTGLYGFGFYIFAVFGLWAMLLMKAGGQWRKYFISRRHLLTSGFFGGLCTYVLFWTFLYGMVHVY, from the exons ATGTTGGGGAAAATAAAAACGAAGCAAGAGAAAAGCGGAG AGATCATCGCATATAGCGAAACGGCGGTTGCAAACAATGCCGCGGTTGTAGAATATTGTAAGATCTCGATGGCAGCTCTGTCGGGTGGTACAGCTGGACTGCTAGGATTGACTGGGTTGTATGGGTTTGGATTTTACATCTTTGCCGTTTTCGGATTATGG GCGATGCTATTGATGAAGGCTGGTGGCCAGTGGaggaaatatttcattagcaGACGGCATCTCTTAACCAGCGGGTTCTTTGGGGGGCTTTGC ACATACGTATTATTCTGGAC ATTTTTATATGGAATGGTTCACGTCTATTGA